In Daphnia magna isolate NIES unplaced genomic scaffold, ASM2063170v1.1 Dm_contigs189, whole genome shotgun sequence, a genomic segment contains:
- the LOC123467494 gene encoding uncharacterized protein LOC123467494, which translates to MYKVLTGPNSPESSLLRYWMSFPLRTLLPLYKDNTVPVAVMKRPYYLQEPLHQIKQLFASSILVQGNPMVHRKTYNHWVLEVTTMGKLEILRPNLDWPRIWKATAALPSNIRETMFLFNQRLLPTRTRCHRLDPNEDAKCPICHQDPETDEHLMFQCPERLTVWSWLEGIMRQKGCKTSKEDLIRGHFGPIGNLRQAFTLLAAYIFINWKARNHQRTPNQEEVESLWKTLYPHS; encoded by the coding sequence ATGTATAAAGTCCTGACAGGCCCAAACagcccagaaagctctctacttcggtattggatgtccttccctctccgaaccttattgccactctacaaggacaacaccGTCCCCgtagcagtcatgaagaggccctattaccttcaggaacccctgcatcaaatcaagcaactCTTTGCATCTTCAATcctggtgcaggggaatccaatggtTCATCGGAAAACTTACAACCATTGGGTCCTGGAGGTGACGacaatgggaaagctggagatcctgaggcctaatctggattggccacgaatctggaaggcgactgcagcccttcctagtaacatcagagagaccatgttcctgttcaaccagcgacttctccctaccaggaccagatgccatcggttggaTCCCAACGAGGACGCAAAATGCCCAATCTGCCATCAAGACCccgaaaccgatgagcatctgatgttccagtgtcctgaacgcctcaccgtttggagctggttggaaggaatcATGCGTCAAAAGGGCTGCAAGACATCAAAAGAAGATCTGATTCGTGGTCATTTTGGGCCAATAGGGAATCTCCGGCAAGCGtttactcttctggctgcCTACATCTTCATCAACTGGAAGGCAAGGAACCATCAACGTACCCCaaatcaagaagaagtagagagcttatgGAAAACACTTTACCCCCATAGTTAA
- the LOC123466391 gene encoding uncharacterized protein LOC123466391, which produces MEEDENNMANDKHVLFAQRTVAKRLHTKLITRIGNLLKDKPSANDLRSYFADLEEALRRIIALHTRYTSRPNLTEEEAVATTAWLNDVQESNESCLHRMKAYLSAIDHKSSRKGKRQCTQWNVSQHKSHVENDVSESSKHSQLPLVDTNIDLEMQLQQARSKHEHTLAEVKRRGEENLSKIQAAINERNGSIQRNRQSIAQPFTSTPIASACASLLDRQPQRYLQFNTTSHREGQSPAIQYSYPPPGPSSYPPPAHWPKIPISKFNGDCRRWPAFAQVMRATIEETALPDLYKVLALRENLTEDIQKRMAHLFNGSYNYSQAWNELKNKYGVSALIIQAHIHHLQMVQPFRNGDFKSLAELASLVRDAVSSVAGDPSMIEFTHSIVVNQLATKLPFNLQQDWGRYAYNLRPKISSLADFDCWLDAIVGAEELRGAKISSYIPPKQNPSMRSAVVFPPTILNASIHETSERPGRANNEWPACLACNDSPGHRLEACVIFRKMLPSQRAAFCGQNNHCFKCLRPGHYGRSCGNTDITCNACPGKHHTLIHGADRVFPGRPQPKDKETVQIFLVHAPKTSLKPVLLAIVPIVVRSASEKILTFGVLDPGSEATLIKSSLAKRLYLKGVNQKIRFGSFHNAILLNSSIVSFAIESDNGTRVFQVNDAFTVPNIQLSPRKINWHTTKFEWPHLSDLNLHSIDSSKVELLIGMDTVDAHEILDTRISRHDKNEPRAILTVFGWAVVGKIPPFLIHEPSSKRSINLTRIPSEMQLADIVQKFYSTEAFGVEIQETKHSSPENVLAINILKKSIVNIRCGWQVDLLFKSSNPKMQNNRAQAMSRFFAVERRLLSKENKENAIRYREIIESHLKNGYAIEVPYNQLNIPIGKVWYLPHHFVTNPNKPNKIRVVFDCSAKFNNVCLNDFLLRGPVLLSNLTGVLLRSRQYLFAVSADIESMYHRVGVTPKDQSALRFVWRTPGSDGPLRTLQMTTQVFGAVSSPTSAFWVLQHAVNCNTQFPAVAKKLVDNFYADNVSDSFETEDEAILFSEQAVKCLAIGGFRLTAFASSSRRLLASIPVTERSNKTLNLDFDKLPIEYLLGLVWVCDIDCYKIRIRPIEVVTTKRQMLSAMSRSFDPLGILLPVITQAKILFQATWRSTKRRTSEPHSEPLGWDETLPSEILLKWTSWAKELQALELTPFR; this is translated from the coding sequence AACTGAGGAAGAAGCAGTGGCTACCACCGCCTGGCTTAATGACGTCCAAGAATCCAACGAAAGCTGTCTGCACAGAATGAAAGCATACCTTTCGGCTATAGATCACAAATCATCAAGGAAAGGAAAGAGACAGTGTACTCAGTGGAATGTGAGTCAGCATAAGAGTCATGTTGAAAATGATGTATCGGAATCTAGCAAACACTCTCAATTGCCACTAGTTGACACGAACATAGATCTTGAAATGCAGCTGCAGCAAGCTAGGTCCAAACACGAGCACACACTCGCCGAAGTGAAAAGAAGAGGAGAGGaaaatttaagcaaaatcCAAGCAGCAATCAATGAAAGAAACGGTTCCATACAAAGAAATCGCCAATCAATTGCTCAACCATTCACTTCTACACCCATTGCATCAGCATGTGCTAGTCTACTTGATCGACAGCCACAACGGTACTTACAATTTAACACAACATCTCATAGAGAGGGACAATCACCGGCAATACAATACTCATATCCCCCACCTGGTCCATCCAGCTATCCACCGCCAGCACACTGGCCCAAAATACCgatttcaaaattcaatggCGACTGTCGCCGCTGGCCAGCTTTCGCCCAAGTAATGAGAGCAACAATAGAAGAAACTGCACTACCAGATCTCTACAAGGTGCTAGCTTTGCGCGAAAATCTGACTGAAGACATTCAGAAGAGAATGGCACACCTCTTCAACGGTTCATACAACTACTCACAAGCCTGGAATgagttaaaaaacaaatatggTGTGTCAGCATTAATTATTCAAGCTCACATCCATCATTTGCAGATGGTCCAACCTTTCAGAAACGGTGACTTTAAGTCGCTTGCTGAACTCGCCTCTCTCGTCCGAGATGCAGTATCAAGTGTAGCCGGAGATCCAAGCATGATAGAATTCACGCACTCAATAGTAGTCAACCAACTTGCAACAAAACTTCCCTTTAATTTGCAGCAAGACTGGGGACGATACGCATACAATCTTCGTCCTAAAATCTCCTCTTTAGCCGATTTCGACTGTTGGCTTGACGCTATCGTAGGAGCGGAAGAGTTACGCGGAGCTAAAATCAGCAGCTACATACCACCTAAGCAAAATCCATCCATGCGCTCTGCAGTGGTCTTCCCACCCACGATTCTGAACGCCTCTATTCACGAAACATCAGAAAGACCTGGCAGAGCAAACAACGAGTGGCCTGCGTGCCTGGCTTGCAACGATAGTCCCGGCCACCGTCTTGAAGCATGCGTGATATTTCGCAAAATGTTACCATCCCAGAGAGCTGCCTTTTGTGGACAGAATAATCACTGCTTTAAATGCTTACGTCCTGGACACTACGGGCGCTCCTGCGGGAACACTGACATCACGTGTAATGCCTGTCCCGGCAAGCACCACACTCTCATTCACGGAGCAGACCGTGTTTTCCCTGGCAGGCCTCAGCCGAAAGATAAGGAGACTGTTCAAATATTTCTAGTGCATGCACCGAAAACGTCGTTAAAACCCGTACTACTCGCCATCGTCCCAATAGTCGTGCGCAGCGCAAGCGAAAAAATCTTGACGTTTGGTGTTCTTGACCCAGGTAGCGAAGCTACCCTAATAAAATCAAGCCTTGCAAAACGACTTTACCTTAAGGGAGTTAACCAGAAAATTCGATTCGGTTCATTCCATAACGCCATTTTACTCAACTCTAGCATTGTCAGTTTCGCTATTGAATCCGACAATGGAACTAGAGTGTTTCAAGTAAACGATGCCTTCACTGTCCCAAACATTCAGCTGTCACCGCGCAAAATTAACTGGCATACAACAAAATTTGAATGGCCCCATCTTTCCGATCTAAACCTACATTCCATCGATTCGTCTAAAGTAGAGCTTCTCATCGGGATGGACACTGTGGATGCGCATGAAATTTTGGATACTAGAATATCCCGCCATGACAAAAACGAACCACGCGCTATTTTAACAGTATTCGGATGGGCAGTAGTAGGCAAAATCCCACCCTTTCTTATACATGAACCAAGTTCAAAACGAAGTATAAACCTCACCAGAATACCTTCCGAAATGCAATTGGCTGACATCGTGCAAAAATTCTACAGCACGGAGGCTTTTGGAGTAGAAATACAAGAGACAAAACATAGCTCCCCAGAAAACGTGTTGGCCATCAACATTCTCAAAAAATCAATTGTTAACATTCGTTGTGGATGGCAGGTCGATCTTCTGTTCAAATCATCAAATccaaaaatgcaaaacaaCCGCGCGCAAGCAATGTCGCGCTTCTTCGCTGTTGAGCGTCGTCTACTGTCcaaagaaaacaaggaaaacgcAATTCGCTACCGGGAAATCATTGAAAGTCACCTCAAAAACGGTTACGCCATCGAGGTCCCCTACAACCAACTAAACATACCTATCGGAAAGGTCTGGTACCTCCCGCACCATTTTGTCACCAATCCTAATAAGCCGAACAAGATACGCGTAGTTTTTGATTGCTCTGCAAAATTCAACAACGTTTGTCTGAACGATTTCCTCTTACGCGGTCCTGTGCTATTATCGAACTTAACAGGTGTGTTACTACGATCGCGCCAGTATTTATTCGCCGTATCCGCAGACATAGAGAGTATGTACCATAGGGTTGGGGTAACCCCGAAAGATCAGTCCGCATTACGTTTTGTATGGCGTACCCCGGGCAGTGACGGACCACTTCGTACGTTACAAATGACCACACAGGTTTTTGGAGCCGTTTCCTCACCCACTTCCGCATTTTGGGTTTTGCAACATGCGGTAAATTGCAATACGCAGTTCCCAGCCGTAGCTAAAAAACTTGTCGATAATTTCTACGCCGACAACGTAAGTGACTCCTTCGAAACCGAAGATGAGGCAATCCTCTTTTCAGAGCAAGCGGTCAAGTGCCTCGCAATCGGCGGATTCCGCCTAACAGCATTTGCATCTTCATCACGGCGCCTTCTAGCTTCGATTCCAGTCACAGAACGATCGAACAAAACACTCAATttagattttgacaaattaCCCATCGAATACTTACTTGGCCTCGTGTGGGTTTGTGATATCGATTGCTACAAAATTCGGATAAGGCCAATAGAAGTAGTCACAACAAAGCGTCAAATGCTATCAGCAATGTCCCGTTCTTTCGACCCATTAGGCATTCTTCTCCCCGTTATCACCCAAGCAAAGATATTGTTTCAAGCAACCTGGCGATCAACTAAAAGGCGAACATCAGAACCCCACTCAGAACCCTTGGGATGGGATGAAACATTACCATCCGAAATTCTGTTAAAATGGACTTCTTGGGCTAAGGAACTGCAAGCACTCGAACTTACACCTTTTCGCTGA
- the LOC123467493 gene encoding uncharacterized protein LOC123467493, which yields MDVELLPLGTNDIEWCSKTTIDHINVEPISSLPSAAISEMISNHDNLNDLKRSVAKLHRPIKDETPFHAEELEHALILCLSAAGHESYPQEYAALSAGKYVKGTSCLRKLNPFIDENGLLRAEGRLKHADISLEARNPVILGLNHHLTDLIIRDAHQKVHHSGVEWTLSELRWKYWVPRGRRQIRKILSKCRECRLSRSRPRPPLMASLPKERLQPFLPAFTNVGLDFFGPLYVVIGRKSDKRYGLLITCLATRAVHLEVVWSLTSDAFINALRRFISVRGKPAAIFSDNGTNLVAGETELSDGINKLNSERVTTHAAEHNIKWHFSPPSGPHFGGIWERMVQSSKRALRAVLQNQSVTDEVLQTVFSEVMSLLNGRPLTNVHMDPSEPEALTPNHFILGRHEPHIPPTVTDDSHKLTRRRWMQTQFIIDQYWARWMREYIPNLIERQKWFRQTQRLEVGDEVIIIDENHRRGEWPVGIVIETFPDKEGVVRKAVVKTKTGEYLRPVIKLCVISENNLQPE from the coding sequence ATGGATGTTGAGTTGCTACCGCTCGGAACAAACGACATCGAGTGGTGCTCAAAAACGACAATCGACCATATAAATGTGGAGCCCATCTCTTCCTTACCATCAGCAGCCATATCAGAAATGATAAGCAATCACGATAATCTTAACGATCTAAAACGCAGTGTAGCCAAGTTGCACCGTCCTATCAAAGACGAAACACCATTCCATGCAGAGGAGTTAGAGCATGCACTCATTTTGTGTTTGTCCGCAGCCGGCCATGAATCTTACCCTCAAGAATACGCCGCTTTATCCGCCGGAAAGTATGTAAAAGGCACCTCCTGCCTACGAAAATTGAACCCATTCATTGATGAAAATGGGCTGTTAAGAGCCGAAGGCCGCCTCAAACACGCCGATATCTCACTGGAAGCTCGCAACCCCGTAATATTAGGACTAAATCACCACCTTACAGATCTCATCATACGCGACGCGCATCAAAAGGTACACCATTCAGGAGTAGAATGGACCCTAAGTGAGCTGCGATGGAAATACTGGGTGCCGCGCGGCCGCCGACAAATCCGGAAAATATTAAGCAAATGCCGCGAATGCCGTCTATCTCGCTCTCGTCCGAGGCCCCCTTTAATGGCAAGCTTGCCAAAGGAACGGCTTCAACCGTTTCTACCAGCGTTTACAAATGTGGGCTTAGACTTCTTTGGCCCACTATATGTAGTGATTGGAAGAAAGTCAGACAAGAGGTATGGTTTATTAATCACTTGTCTCGCAACACGAGCCGTCCATCTAGAAGTAGTATGGTCGCTAACCAGCGACGCGTTCATCAATGCTCTACGCCGCTTTATAAGCGTTCGCGGCAAACCCGCCGCTATTTTCAGCGATAATGGCACCAACCTGGTAGCAGGAGAAACGGAACTAAGCGATGGAATCAACAAACTCAACTCAGAAAGGGTTACAACACACGCAGCTGAGCATAACATCAAATGGCATTTCTCACCCCCTTCCGGACCGCATTTTGGCGGAATCTGGGAAAGGATGGTTCAGTCTAGCAAACGAGCACTCCGCGCGGTCCTCCAAAACCAGTCAGTCACCGACGAAGTGCTTCAAACAGTGTTTAGTGAAGTGATGTCTTTGTTAAACGGACGGCCTCTCACCAACGTCCATATGGACCCTAGCGAACCCGAAGCCCTCACGCCCAACCACTTCATCCTCGGTCGTCATGAACCCCATATTCCGCCAACTGTCACAGATGACTCTCATAAACTTACCCGGCGGCGCTGGATGCAAACGCAATTCATTATAGACCAATATTGGGCTAGATGGATGAGAGAGTATATCCCAAACTTAATTGAACGGCAAAAATGGTTCCGCCAAACACAGCGCCTTGAAGTAGGAGACGAAGTCATAATAATTGACGAAAACCATCGTCGCGGGGAATGGCCAGTTGGAATAGTGATAGAGACCTTCCCCGACAAAGAAGGCGTCGTACGAAAGGCCGTCGTCAAAACTAAAACTGGCGAATATCTGCGACCTGTAATTAAACTCTGTGTCATTTCAGAAAACAATCTGCAGCCGGAATAA